In Aegilops tauschii subsp. strangulata cultivar AL8/78 chromosome 3, Aet v6.0, whole genome shotgun sequence, one genomic interval encodes:
- the LOC109769630 gene encoding BAG family molecular chaperone regulator 4-like encodes MVKIPSPRRLFRSRSKSTAGGIGGGVDMCAMVAEHERIEWEVRPGGMLVQKRRGPDDDAVVEAILVKVCTAGGAWQHDVSIDATATFGDLKVLLSLATGLWPREQRLLYRGRERDDGDHLHMAGVQDKDKVLLLEDPAVTERKLRSTSLAQLMGVPCHSFIQV; translated from the coding sequence ATGGTGAAGATCCCGAGCCCGAGGAGGCTGTTCAGGAGCCGGTCCAAGAGCACGGCGGGCGGCATCGGCGGCGGGGTGGACATGTGCGCCATGGTGGCCGAGCACGAGAGGATCGAGTGGGAGGTGCGGCCGGGCGGGATGCTGGTGCAGAAGCGCCGGGGCCCGGACGACGATGCGGTGGTCGAGGCCATCCTGGTGAAGGTCTGCACCGCCGGCGGCGCGTGGCAGCACGACGTGTCCATCGACGCCACCGCCACCTTCGGCGACCTCAAGGTGCTGCTGTCGCTGGCCACCGGCCTGTGGCCCAGGGAGCAGCGGCTGCTGTACCGGGGCCGGGAGCGGGACGACGGCGACCACCTGCACATGGCCGGCGTCcaggacaaggacaaggtgctCCTCCTGGAAGACCCCGCCGTCACGGAGAGGAAGCTCCGGTCCACCAGCCTCGCGCAGCTCATGGGGGTACCCTGCCATTCCTTCATCCAAGTCTAG
- the LOC141043058 gene encoding uncharacterized protein, producing the protein MQCIGPSFDGFAYLPALDTRGGILLGWSSAHLSISNITFDTNFLSGLVHSQDGSEWWLSAVYGPQGDELKTQFLVELQHRRDVSPRPWMVLGDFNMIIRANEKSNSNLNRGMMRKFKAFVDNNELKELYMHGRRFTWSNERDQLVMTKIDRVLVSVDWELNFPDVLLQALSSNISDHAPLHLSTSAPFCPKRRFRFETCWTRLEGFEQAVKDAWVCEDDTVDPFKRLNALLRNTASALQAWGQCKIGNIKIQMAIANFVILRLDRAMESRQLDCRERWLRRSLKHALLGLASLQRTIERQRSRLRWIREGDANTKLFQAVANGRRTKNFIPHIRHNGELVSQQERKEEIFSDAYKQLLGQASARDVNVDLGFLDMAHLNLSELDDIFTEEEVWSAIKEMHLERAPGPDGFTAAFYQKAWPIIKHEIMAVFLKLYVGDGRGFGKLNRAHIVLIPKKPTWRRLEIFGQLASLIVWLRFSPSYSR; encoded by the coding sequence atgcaatgcatTGGACCATCGTTTGATGGGTTCGCCTACTTGCCGGCGTTGGACACTAGGGGTGGCATCCTCTTGGGGTGGAGCAGTGCGCATCTATCTATCAGTAATATCACTTTTGACACAAATTTCCTCTCTGGGTTGGTTCATAGCCAGGATGGCTCGGAGTGGTGGTTATCGGCGGTGTACGGCCCCCAAGGGGACGAGCTTAAGACTCAGTTTCTTGTTGAGCTACAACATAGGAGGGATGTGTCTCCGCGGCCGTGGATGGTGCTTGGCGACTTCAATATGATCATTCGCGCGAACGAGAAGAGCAATTCCAACCTTAACAGGGGCATGATGAGGAAGTTCAAGGCGTTTGTGGATAACAACGAGCTTAAGGAGTTATACATGCATGGTAGGCGTTTCACTTGGTCTAATGAAAGAGATCAGTTGGTGATGACTAAGATCGACCGGGTCCTGGTCTCGGTGGACTGGGAGCTCAACTTTCCGGATGTGCTGCTTCAAGCTCTCTCCTCCAATATCTCGGATCATGCGCCACTTCATTTGTCAACCTCTGCCCCATTCTGCCCAAAGCGTAGGTTTCGGTTTGAGACCTGCTGGACTCGTTTGGAGGGTTTTGAGCAAGCTGTGAAAGACGCGTGGGTGTGTGAGGATGACACTGTTGACCCTTTCAAGAGGCTCAATGCACTGCTTAGGAACACCGCCTCTGCCCTGCAAGCCTGGGGCCAGTGCAAGATTGGCAACATCAAAATCCAGATGGCGATCGCCAACTTTGTCATCCTCAGACTGGACCGAGCGATGGAGTCCCGTCAACTTGATTGCAGAGAGAGGTGGCTGAGAAGATCACTTAAGCACGCGCTTTTGGGTTTGGCCTCTCTCCAGCGAACCATTGAAAGACAGCGCTCTCGCTTGAGATGGATTCGTGAAGGGGATGCCAACACCAAACTTTTCCAAGCGGTGGCCAACGGAAGGAGAACCAAAAACTTCATCCCTCACATCAGGCACAATGGAGAGCTGGTCTCGCAGCAAGAGAGAAAGGAGGAGATCTTCTCGGATGCCTACAAACAGTTGTTGGGGCAGGCTTCAGCCCGCGACGTCAACGTCGATCTTGGTTTCTTGGATATGGCTCATcttaacctctcggagttggacgATATATTCACAGAAGAGGAAGTTTGGAGCGCGATCAAAGAGATGCACCTGGAGCGGGCGCCAGGGCCGGATGGGTTTACCGCGGCCTTTTATCAGAAGGCGTGGCCCATCATCAAGCATGAGATCATGGCGGTGTTTCTTAAGCTCTATGTTGGAGATGGCCGTGGTTTTGGTAAGCTTAACCGAGCCCACATTGTCCTTATTCCGAAGAAGCCGACGTGGAGGAGGTTGGAGATTTTCGGCCAATTAGCCTCCCTCATAGTGTGGCTAAGATTTTCGCCAAGTTACTCGCGATGA